Within the Thermanaeromonas toyohensis ToBE genome, the region TAGGAATAAGAATAGAAAAACCACCTTAGCTTCAAGGTGGTTGAGCCCTAGGCTCTATTGACATACTCCCTCAAGATTGTTAATGTAAAAGTTGGCATTATAAGCCGGCGGTCGCAGCCACCCGCCTTAAAAAAACAAGGAGTGAATTTCTTGCGCTACAAACTTTTTCCCTTCGTAATGGTAGCCTTCGTAGTGGTATTGCTCCTCTCTAATACCGTAGCCGTCAAAGTAGCAAAATTTGGCCCCTTCTATTTTGACGGTGCAGTAGTCTTATTCCCCCTTTCGTATATCTTCGGCGATATTTTAACGGAGGTTTATGGTTACAAGCGCAGCCGGGTTGTCGTGTGGACAGGATTTATAGCCTGCTTGTTTATGTCCTTTGTTTACTGGCTGGTAGGGATACTGCCTGCAGCGCCCCACTGGTCGGGTCAGGAAGCTTACCAGCGCATACTGGGACAAACGCCACGGATAGTGGTCGCTAGCCTCTTAGCCTTTTTCTGCGGCGAATTCACTAATTCCTATATCCTGGCCAAACTAAAAATCTTAACTAGAGGCCGGTGGCTATGGACCCGTACTATCGGTTCTACGGTGGTTGGTCAGCTAGTAGACACATCTTTATTTATCACTATTGCCTTTATGGGTATTTTGCCAGGAGCCGTATTAATACGCATGATAATGAACAACTATATATTTAAGACCACCTACGAAGCCCTGGCCACTCCGTTGACCTATGCTATTACCGCCTGGCTTAAAAAGGTGGAAGAAGAGGATTACTACGACTATGACACCAACTTCAATCCCTTTGTGGTAAGCAGGGAGGATCTGGTATGATGGAGTTCGAAGCCTTAGGGAAACCCGTACGTGAACCCCGTAAAAAATTAGAAGTTTTCCCCAAGCCGCCCCACGTGGAAATTGTTACTCTAGAAACTGACGAGGTAACAAGCCTCTGCCCAGTAACTGGACAACCGGACTTTGAAACAGTAATAGTAGAATATGCCCCCGATAAGTACTGCATTGAATCTAAAAGCTTCAAGCTTTACTTATGGAGCTTCCGGGAGGAAGGCATCTTTTGCGAGTCTCTGGCCGATACCATAGCTAAGGACATCTATGAGGCCTGCCAACCCCACTGGTGCAAGGTAACTGTGATTCAAAAACCCCGGGGCGGGATAAAAATAACTGCTTCTGCCCTGTATGGTGAACGTAAGTAGTAGATGGTAGTACGCGTGGGGCTTTCAGGGCAGAAGCAGCAAAGCTTACACGCTGTTTGAGGAGAACCTACAACTCATGGCCGACCCGCATGGCTTCAAATACAGCCTGGGTTATCCTCCTGGGACTTACAGCATCGCCAATAACATAGTAGTCTATGCCGGAACCTTCCATCTCATGGGCCAGAGTATCGTTAGCCCGGGATCCAACGGCCAGCACCACTGTATCAAACCCGGTTAAGCTTTCTTCCTGGCCGTTACGCTTATAGGTCACCCGGTCACCGTGAATAGCTGTAAGTTCGGCCTCAGTAATTATTTGTACCTCTTGTTTCTCAAGGCGCTTAAGGAGCAGCGGCGCCACCAGAGGGCCGCTGTCGCCAGCCACTTTAGGCAACATTTCCAAGATAGTCACTTTATGCCCCTTCTCGGCCAGATACTCAGCCGTCTCACAACCTACCAGCCCGCCGCCTATCACCACTACCTTTTTCCCTACCTGTGCTTTTCCCCGCAGTACATCCCAGGAGGTTACTACCTTCTCACCTTCACCGCCAGGGATGTCCGGGATAGCCGGCCGGGCACCGGTAGCCAGTACCACTACATCGGGCTTCTCCTGGCGTATGGCTTCCAGGGTAGCCTCTTTATTAAGCTGCACATTGATTTTAAGCCTCTCCATCTGCCCCACTAAATAATCTCTGAAAGTAGCAATTTCGCCTTTCTGGGGTGGGGCATAAGCCAGGGGTAATTGACCCCCTAGCTCACTCTCTTTCTCCCAGAGGGTTACCTGGTGCCCCCGCAGGGCCGCTACCCGAGCTACTTCCATACCAGCCGGCCCGCCACCCACGACCAACACCTTCCGGGAGCGCTTTACCTTATCCAAAGGAAATTCTCGCTCGAAACCTGTGCGTGCGTTTACTGTACAGCCGATGGCGTGGTCCAGGAAAAGCTCGTCGATACACGCTTGGCAACAGGCGATGCAGTGGCGGATCTCATCCAACCTTCCTTCCATTATCTTTTTGGGAGTTTCGGGGTCGGCCAGCAGCTGCCGACCGAAGGAGATTAAATCCGCTTTCCCTGCGGCCAGTATACTTTCCGCCACTTCGGGATCGTTGATTCGCCCCACGGCAATAACCGGAATGCTCACCGCCGACTTGATACCCTGGGCCAGATCTACAAGGCACCCCCGCGGGAAGTACATAGGTTGAATAATCCACGCTGCCGTTTCATATATGCCTGCGGAAACATGAAGAGCATTGACCCCTTCCTGCTCTAACTTTTTAGCAAAGGTCCGAGTTTCCTCCAGGGTAAGGCCCCCCGGAACCTTTTCGTCGGCGCTCAGACGATAGATAATGGGGTACTCCGGCCCCACTGCCTGGCGCACGGCCCGCACCACTTCCAGGGGAAAGCGCATCCTGTTTTCTAGGGGACCGCCGTACTCGTCCGTCCGTTTATTAGCATAAGGAGAGAGAAATTCATTGATCAGGTAGCCGTGGGCGCCGTGGATCTCAACGGCATCAAAGCCCGCTGCTTTGGCTCTTCTTGCGGCCTGGGCAAAGGCCTGAATAAGAGACGCGATTTCTTCTCTGGTCAATTCTTTAGGTATCTCCCCGATGGTGGCGCAAGGAATAGGGGAGGGAGCTAGCAGGGGCTGTCCCGTAACTTTAGACTTGCTCTGGCGACCTCCATGGTAGAGCTGAATGGCGATCTTTGCTCCGTAGGCGTGTACAGCCTCAACCAACCGGCGCAAGCCCGGGATGAGGCGATCGGAGTAAATGCCCACCTGGTTCTTAAATCCCTTGCCTGAAGGGTGGACATAGGAAGCTTCAACAATGATCAGCCCCACCCCGCCCTTGGCCCGTTCCACGTGGTAGGCCACCAGCCGGTCGGTCACTGAGCCGTCGCTGTAGGCATAATTGGTTACCATGGGGGGCATGACCATTCTGTTCTTAAGCTCTAAATTACCTATGTTAATAGGGCTCGTCAATGCGGTTAATTGTCTCATGGGTATCTCCCCTTCTGTAGTATATACTCAATCCTTACACCCTTTCGCAATTCAAACCATAGCTACAATCCGGGTTAGCTTCTTTTAGTATTTGCACCCGGCCACCAGGAGTATGACAATGCAGTTTCGGATAACCAAGTTCCCTATTCAACGTTCAGAAAAAGTTGTGAAGTGCGTCATGTTATCCCCCTTTCTTATTTGTGCTTGTTGCCACAATCTCTAACAACTATATTCGCCATTGCCCTTAATTTTCCTCCTGGCCTACCCGCGGCTGGAGCCGGTCATAAACCTCGTTTTTCCGGGAAACGCTACGTTGATATAAAGGGGTGGGCCAGCCTTGCCTTTTAAGTGTGGCTTTTTAGCCTGTCTTGGACAGAGGGGAAAAGATGAAGATCAGTATGGGGGAAAAACAAGCCTGCGGTAAAATGGGACATAAATCGCGGGCTGTTATTCATCTCTACATAAGTAACGCGTCGAGCTATTTCTTCTACTTCCTGGCCTTTTCTAAGATCAGTAAGGATTAAACTAGCACCCATCAAAGAGCTGTTGCCTAATGATATAATGTTCTCTCGCGGGAGATCAGGATATAAGCCTACGACGACCGCTGATTCAACATCTAGATGTTCACCAAAGGCTCCGGCAGCATAAAAGTATTTTACATCCTTTAAAGTACATCCCACGCTCTCTAACAAGGTAAACATAATGGCGTTAGCGGCTGCTTTGGTACGTAAAAAGCGTTGAATGTCTGTTGTAGTTAGCTCGATGGGCTTCCCTGTGGCGCTTTCCTCAGCCGGTACAACCACTAAAGAAGCAAGAGGGGCACGTAATTCGCCTCGCTGGGTAATAATCCCGGCCAATAATCCTTGAGCAATAGCATCCACAACACCTGAACCACAAATACCACGTGCCGGCTCGTTTTCAATAGTCTGGTAGGTTATCTTCCCGGTCTGGCTATCTATATACACCTTGTATACGGCACCAGGTTCAGCCCGCATACCACAACTTATAACTCCACCTTCCAGGGCCGGCCCAGCTGCTCCAGCTGCAGCCACTAACCATTCTCGATTACCTAGTACCATTTCTCCGTTAGTCCCAATATCCGCTAAAAGACCAATATCTTCTTGCCGATGCATTCCACTGGCTAAAATACCTGCTAGGATGTCTCCACCCACATAACTACCTACACCAGGTAAAAAGTATACCAGCGCCTGGGGATGTATATAGAGACCTATCTGTTCCGCTGGTATGAAACCCGGAGCATTGACCACAGGAACGTAAGGACTCCGGCAAATATTTGTGGGAGGTAGGCCGAGTAATAAATGGACCATGGTAGTATTACCGCTGATTACCCCAGCAGTAATAGCATGGGGCCTTATATTAGCCCGCCTGGCCAGAAGAGCAATTACCCTATTTATACTAGCCACTGCGTCCTCTTGCAATTCTCTTAATCCTTGGGAGGTGGCTGCATGATGAATTCTGGTAAGAATATCTTCTCCTACTTTGACCTGAGCGTTAAAGGTACTATAAGCAGCGACGAGTCTCCCCACGCCAAGATCCCACAAATACCCTGCTACTGTGGTACTACCCAGGTCCACTGCCACCCCAAAAGGGCCGGAGTAATCAAAACCGGGTTCCACTTCCACCAAGCGGGCGGTAAGTCCTTTCAGTCCCCATCCTGGTGGCCAATAATATCCTACAGTGACTGTTACTTTCCACTCCTGCTGCCGTAATCTGGTAGGAATCTCTTTAAGTAAATCTAGTGGAATCCCTACTGGACAACTGCTCCGTCTTTCCAGCGCCTGGCGTAAACGGTCTGTATCCGCTATATTATCTCCACTACCGGGCGGCCTAAGTTCTAACTGAAATTTCTCTGTTAAAGCCCTCCCCTTAAATTCATATCTTTCTACCATAACAGGGCACCCAGCATTAAGGCTTGATGTAGGCGTAACCCTCAACTTGTTTTCTCGCGATCTCAGTAATTCCGGCTGGAACAACTTTAATGAAAGAAGGAAGGTTCCCTTCATCGATTGCTTGACTCCGCAAAGCATTGCGACAAACCATAAACTCTACTCCCCTCTTTGCTAGTTTCTGCATCTCTTCTAGGAGCAAACCATGGTCAGAGTTGTCAGCAAAAATTGTAACTGCTTCTCCGTTGGCAACTACTTCGATGGCGGCATTCCCTGGCCCAACGTCATTAATAAAATTAGTGATGTTAGTGAAGACCATCTGCCACCGCCTAGCTTCGTTTATATGGAATAAAACCTTAAGGTTCATTCCTCCTCACCTCCCTTAAGGCCTAAGACAGGCCAAAGAGCTCCTCGGCGTTATACCTGGCAATACGCTCTACTATTTCGTGGGGGGCACCTTTGTTCTCTAAATACCGCACAGCCCGGGGAACGCTTAAAGGATCGCAAGCTTTTAAATTGCTATAATCGCTATTCAGCATCCCCCGCCAGAAGTGTTCCAAGTGCTCCAGCAGGATTGGGGGTGTAAGCCCGTCCTGGCGTATAGTTAGGCCGGGAATGGCTCCAAACTCCTCAATCAGGTTAATAATATCCAGATTAGCATGATCAATAACCACCTTATGCGGTGGTATCCCGATAGCAGCCGCAATTTCCAAAGCTTTACCTGTGATTAGTTCCCTCTGCCGGGGAGGAGTATGGATAATCACTGGCACCCCATATTCTTTGGCTATTTTCAGTTGCTCCCGCAAAACCTCTTGTTCACGCTTGTCTCCTTCATGCAAGCCGATCTCGCCTAAACCAATAACACCCGCCCTTTTAAGATAAGTAGGAAGGGCTTCCACTACCCGTGGCCAATCTTCCGGTGTGCCCAGGGGGTGAAGACCAACGGCTACGAAAAGCTTAAGTCCGTTTTGGATAGCGCTCTGCTGGCAGAGGGTAAGCATCTGCTCAAAATGGTCGAAGAGCGTCTCAGCATGTCTAGCTCCGAAAAATATAGAGCATCCGATAATTTTCCTTACTCCTGCTAGAGCCATGTTTTCCAAAGCATCAAAGGGCAACACCGAAACATGGGTATGGGAATCCACCAGGCCCTCCATATTGGTGTCCTCCTTTGCCTTACTCCCGGTCCCTTCTCTTGCTGTAATATATAGTAACAAAAAGCCTTACCCGCGTCTAATCAGTTTAATTTATCTATGATATAAGGGCATCAAGTGCCTGGCCAAAGGTATAACAAAGCCGGGACCTTTTCTTAGGCCTAAGTAGCTATTTATTAGCCCAGTAGCCATCCGGAAAGCATCTTCAGGCTTCTTATCCAGGAATCTTTTTCCCCTCCCCAAGGTTCTCCGAGATAGCGATAGTCGTGCTTCCTTATAAATTCTTTAAGTTCTGATTGCAAGGCTGCCATTTTTTCCAGTTGTACCTGGGCTAAAAGGCGAATACCAGCAGGATCCTCGGCTAAAGATAAGGCCCGGCGAAAATGGGGCCAACATAGACCGGAAGATTTAGAATATAAAGCCGTGATCTGGGGATCCCGCTGAGCCAACTGGAAGTTTAATTCATGCAAAACATTCCCTGTGGTTTCGGCTTCTATCCTGCAAGCCGGGCAAGGTTGGGTACTTTCTAAAACAGCGGCCATTCTAGTTCCGGCTGAAGCTGGGTTACGTTTTCTTAGAAGGAAGTTGTGTATCAAGGGAGAACAGGATTCCAAACCTATATTGAGCGTTTGCCTAACTAACTTAATAGCTTTATCCAGCAATGCTTCATTCAAAATGGCAATACCTAGGCTATATTGGGTAAAATTGGCAAGTTCCCGAGCATGGGCTTGACAAACTCCCCAGGAGGCTTCCAACATTTCCCGTGTTCCTGGATCATTAACCATTTCATATAGAAGCCCTTCTAAATAACGTATCCCTGCTTCCCTTGTGATACGGCAGACGGGGCATCCTGGTTTTACTAAGGCCTCTTTCAATTTAATATACAGAGCAGGAAGGGACATAAAGGCCAGCTCCTCCCCTTAATGCAAGCTTCCGTGTTCCGGAGTCCTTGACATTTAAAAATACTGTTGTTAAATTGTAATTGCGGTGATGGAGTCCACCGATAAAATACCCGTCAAGGGTTGATGACTCCTACCCGAAAGAGGAGGTAGGAGTCTTTTTATTTGGGTTTGGAGGTTTTCCCAATGGAAAACGTGCAAGATCTGTTACCCCTTTTGGAACAAAGTTTAATTTATCTATTGGAACTTGGGCCTGAATACGCCCCTAGATACAAGAATATAGGTGCCTTAAAAGAAAGACTTTTACAAGAGCGGTTCCATTTAGCCATCCTGGGACAATTCAAGCGGGGTAAGAGTACTTTCCTAAACGCTCTCCTCGGAGCCGAACTGCTACCTACCGCTGTTGTCCCTCTAACAGCTATTCCCACTTTTTTACTGTGGGGGCCTGAACCACGTGTCTCTGTATTGTATGAAAAGGGCTCCAAAGAAGAAGCGTCTTTCTTACACGTAGAAGACCTAACTTCTTACCTTGTCCAATTTGTTACTGAGGCAGGCAATCCTCATAATCAAAAAGGAGTGTCTGCTGTAGAGGTATACTATCCTTCTCCCCTCCTTAAGCAGGGGGTGGTGTTAATAGATACGCCCGGTATTGGTTCTACTTTCCAGCATAACACGGAAACCACCCTTAAATTTTTACCCCAGTGTGATGCTGCTGTATTCCTCCTTTCTGCCGACCCACCCCTAACCCAGGCAGAGCTTGAATTTCTGCAGGCAGTACGGTCCCAAATTGCCCACCTCTTCTTCATACTTAACAAGGTAGATTATCTGGATACTCAAGAAATGTCTTCCCTCCTACATTTCGTTAAGAAGGTTTTACAAGAACATGCTGGAATAGAAAAACCTCTTATTTTCTGCGCCTCAGCACGCCAGGGATTAGAAGCTAGAAAATCAAACAATGCTTCCCTCTGGAGCCTAAGCGGTATGGAAGAAATCTCTAGGTATCTCCTGGACTTCCTGGCCCGGGATAAGAAAAAAATCCTGCAAGAAGCCTTAGCCAAAAAAGCCTCGGATATACTGGCAGATACATTGATGCAATTAAATATTACTCTTAAGTCCCTTAAGCTTCCCCTTAGCGAGCTGGACGAGCGCCTGAAACTGTTTGAGCAAAAGCTAAAAGAAGCCGAACAGCAGAAAATCTTAGTAGGAGACCTCTTGGCAGGGGACAGGAGACGGCTTATAGCATTTTTGGAAGAACAAGCTGAGAACTTGCGCCAGAAGGCCCGTGTTCACTTGGAGGGAATCCTCCAAAGCTGTATAGCTCAAACTGGTGATGAGCTTGAGGAAGATAAGATCCGCGAAACTTTAGCCGAGGCCATTCCCCGGTTCTTTGACCATGAGCTAAAAGAAATATCCCGCTCTATGGAAGCACGTATCACCGAGGTGCTACGGCCTTATGAACAGCGTGCTGATGAACTGGTGGAGGCGATCCGCAAAGCGGCTGCCGAGCTTTTTAACCTTCCTTATTATCCTCCCCTTACTTCTGATGCCTTTGAGAAGAAAAACCAACCTTATTGGGTAACTCATAAGTGGGATTCCAGCCTTAGCGGGTTATCGGAAGGTTTAGTTTTCAGGTTATTACCACCTAGAATGCGCCGCGCCAAGCTCACTAAGCGTTTAATGGAGCAAATCGAATCCTTAGTCCTGCACAATGTAGAAAACTTACGTTGGGCTACGCTGCAAAATCTGGAGCATTCCTTCCGTCTTTTTGAAGCTAGATTGAACGAGCGTCTCCAAAGTACCATTTCGGCAACTCACGGAGCAATTCAATCAGCTCGGGCCAAGCGGCAGGAACAAGCAGAGAATTTAGCCCAGGAGATGGCTACCCTCCAATCCAGCATCAAAAAACTCCAGGAAATAAGGACTCAATTGCTGGACGCCTTCATAGGTCAATATGAGCAAATAGGCTAGAGGAGGCTCTTCTGCACTTTTATAAGAGAGCCTCCCCGCCGGGTCTAACTTTTACCTTTAACTATCAAAACAGGGCATTTAGCCAGCCTAACTACAGCTTCGGAAACACTACCTAGAAGAAAACGCTTAATGCCGCTTAAACCCCGGGCCCCCAGGATAATCAAATCATAGCCTTCCTCTTCGGCCAGACGAGCTAGCGTATCAGCCGGGTGGCCAGGTACCACTCTGGTAGTCATGGCGATTCCTTCCTGAGTAGCTAGCGTTTTAGCCTCTTCTAAAGCTTTCTCAAAGAATCTGCGGGCATCTTCCAAGACTCCGTTTACTTCATCCCGGCTATCTGCAAAGTCGGGTATATGGGCAATGGACACAGCCGTAACCTCTGCCCCATACTTCTTGGCTAGATCTAAGGCTATCATTAAAGCTTTCCTAGCGTAGGGGGAGCCGTCATAACCTAGAAGTATCTTGTTAAACACCCTCTATCCCTTCCTTTCCTGGGGTATCATGGCTAAGGATTGCTTTTTGCTTACGGCCGCCTGTACTAGCTCAGGCCGGAAAAAGGTTTGGGCAATTAATGTAGGTACTACAGCGCTAAGAATTACCGTGGTAACTAAAATCGTATATTGTTCCTGATTAATAAACCCGTGAGTCAGGCCAAAGAGGGAAGAAATAGTACCAAAGGTAAGCCCTGTAGACATAAGCAAGGTAGTATACATCCCCTCCCGGGAAGAAAACCGGAAAAGGCGCGTTACAGGCCAGACACCAATAAATTTGCTCACCATTTTTACTACCAGAGCTACCATAATAATGCCAGCACTAGCCCATACGGCCGGGAGAGAAACATAAAGCCCGGCTTTCAAGAAGTAAAAAGGGGTCAAAAAGGAAAAGGCAATAGTTCGCATCCGCAAGGTTAAATTCTTTTCCTCCAAGAAAAAGCCGGCCATGGCTAGCCCCAAGAGATAAGCAGGTAAGACTGCTTCGCTCCCGGCCAAGGAAGCCAGCCCTCCTAAAAGAAATAGCAGGAAGAACAAGTATTTTACCTCTAGCTGGCTTACCCGGTTACCATAACGTTGAACAAACCAGGGGGTAAAACGCGGTGTAATAGATAAAACTGCCGCCGTTACCGCCAGGAACAGCAACATCCAGGCATTGAAGTTGGCAAACAAGATGCCGAGGGCTACCACAGTTCCTAAATCGGTTATAAAGCAAGCCGCCAGGATAATCCGGCCTAGCTCACTCTCATTTAAGCCGGTTTCCACCATAACAGCGTATACTACAGCTACAGAGGTGGTAGAGAGGGCAATACCGGCAATCTGCGCTGCCCGGAGATCCCAACCAAGACTATAATAGGCATAGAGAAAGGCACCTATAAAGGGTAATAGAAAAGATAACAAACCTATGGATAGGCTTTCCTTAAACTTGGTTTTTAAAACTACCGGATCTACTTCCGCTCCGGCCAGAAAAGTGAGCAAAATACTCCCTGCTCCTGCTAAATAATTTACCCAAGTCTCAGTGTGCAGGCCTAAAAAGTTTCCCGCTAACACACCTACTATAATCTCTACCAGAGAAATAGAAATCCCCGTCCAACCTGCCAGCAGCGCACCGGCTAAACTTAAGGCCACCCAGATAGAGGCTGTCAACCACAAGTTTTCCATAAAGTTTTACCTCCCTCCTTTGCAATATAAAAAATAGAAGGCTCCTACCGTATCTTTGACTTATGATTACGGTAGGAGCCATTAGCTCAAACCTGAGCATTAGGCGAGCTCCATCGCCACTTTTATATTCTGAGGTTATTCCATAAGAAAATCAAGGCCGATTTTGCTGCAAAATCTTGTTTGAGGGGTTATGATATGAGGTTTTCAGCCATTAACATATGCATATACGCGCTCCAAAATTTCTTCCAGGGTTACCACAATCAACACGTTTCCGGCACGAAGCAGGATTTCGGCTGCTTGACCGGCCCACCATCCGACGGTTATACTGAAGGTAAATGAAAGGGAGTGGCACCTATGACTGAAGAAGCAAAAAAAGAAGAATTTCATAGGGTTAGCCCTTGGGATGTGCTGATCTGGAAGCTAGATTCCTTAGAAAAATATGTCCAACGTGAAATCAGCGACCTGCGCCGGGAAATGGGGGATCTGCGCCGGGAAATGGGGGATCTGCGCCAAGAAATTGTCGAACTCCGGCGCGAAGTACGCGAAGAGATGAAAGGGACGCGTCAGAGCTATGCTGTACTAGAATGGACGGCAATATTGGGTTTTGTGGCCATTATCGTGACTATTTTTGCTACCAAGTTCCTGTAAGTATCCCTGTTTTTACTGGCTTACTGGGACGGGATTTGCGGCTGGGTAAAGGACGGAGGTTGCGGGTTATGCAGGGAGGAACCTACATAGTTGCCGGGGGTGGAGAGGTTAAAAAAGAGCCGGGCGTCCTTGTCCACACCCCAATTTTGGGTGGAGCCAGTGCCTTGGATCTTCTGGAAGCATTCCCTGAACATGGTGTTGTGCGCTTCTTCCCTGTTCAGGAGGAAATCGATCATCTGTCGCACATATCGATCTGCAATTTGCCGGTACAGATATTCATAAACAACCTTGGCACGTTGTTCAGCAGCGATATTGGAAAGCAGGTCTGCAGGCAGGTCACCGGTGGCTTCAATGTAAGACGCAGTCCACACCTGGCCTGAAGCGTTACTGTAAAAGGGATTAAGTCCAGTTGTCACATGAGCCTGAACATTGCCGACGGTGGCGTTCATGGCCTGAGGTTCATGGCCATTCAAAAGGTTGACTGCCGTACATACCATTTCCAGGTGACTGAGCTCCTCTGCAGCGATATCAAGGAAAATATCCTTGATAGCCGGGTCTTGAATGCGAAAACTTTGGGCCAGGTATTGTAACCCAGCTTTCAGCTCCCCGTGAGGGCCTCCAATCTGCTCCTGCAATAGCACCGCGTAGTTTGGGTTCGGCCGTTCCACACGCACCATTTGTAGCAGGTTCTTATCGTGCTTAAACATGCTATTCCTCCTTTATCTATAGCCTATTATTCCATGTTGAGCTTCATGATATGTATCTAGTTGAGCGGTAATAGATAAAATGCTTGTCTAGGTCTTAAGCAGTTGAGCAGGGAGGGCTTTATATCAATTTTATTTTAAAGCCCTGGTAGCATTGAAAATAGCTACCAGCGTTATACCTACGTCGGCAAAAACCGCCTCCCAGATGGTGGCTACGCCCAAGGTGCCTAAAACGAAGAAAAGGGCTTTGACGCCTAGAGCGAGGATTATATTCTGCCTTACTATACGAATTGTCCAGCGGGCAATGGTAATGGCAGTGACTAGTTTGGAGGGAGCATCCTCCATCAATACTACGTCCGCGGCCTGGAGGGTAGCGTCACTCCCTAATCCTCCCATAGCTACTCCTACATCCGCCCTCATTATAACAGGAGCGTCGTTAAGTCCATCGCCCACAAAGGCTATCTTTTGTTTATCTGGGTTAAGTAGGGCAGCCTGGAGCTCTTCCACCTTCTTCACTTTGCCTTCTGGAAGAAGTTCAGCAAAGTAGGCATCCAAACCCAGCTTTTGGGCTACCAGCCGGGCCACGCGCTCCTGGTCACCAGTCAAGAGGATTATTCTTTGTACCCCCAGTTCCTTAAGCTTAAATATAGCCTCCTTAGCATCAGGCCTTATCTCGTCAGAGATGATTATATAACCAGCATAGACCCCATCCAGGACTACATGGATACCGGTCCCCTCTTCTATATTACATATTTCATGGGGTATACCCTCCCGGTGCAGCAGGCGATCGTTTCCAGCCAGGACCCTCCTGCCTTCTACCACAGCGCTGATACCATGGCCAGGGATTTCCTGAAAGTCTTTAACCTCTTCCAGAGGGATTTCTTTTCCGTAAGCCTCACGGATGGATTGTGCAATGGGGTGGGTAGAATAAACTTCTGCCGAAGCTGCGGCCGCCAGAACTTCTTCCTCCCTAAAACCATTGTATGGTACCACCTTTGTTACCCGGAAAACTCCCCGCGTCAGAGTTCCAGTTTTATCAAAAACTACTGTATGCAGGCGAGCTAAGGCCTCTAGAAAGCTTGCCCCCTTCACCAAGATACCCCGGCGAGAGGCTCCGCCTAGGCCACCGAAGTAACTCAAAGGGACGGAGACCACCAAGGCGCAGGGGCAGGAGATTACCAGTAGCACTAGGGCCCGGTAAACCCACTCTTTTAGGCTAGCTTCGGGAAAGATAAGAGGAGGTAAGAAAGCCACTACTAAGGCCCCCAAAACCACCGCTGGGGTATAATAACGGGAGAAGGTGGTGATAAGTTGCTCGGTAGGCGCTTTGCGTTCTGCGGCGTTTTGCACCAGCTCTAGAATGCGCGCTACAGAGGATTGTTCAAAGGGCTTGGTCACTTTTATTATGAGCAGCCCTTGGCCGTTGATCATCCCGGCCAAAATCTGGTCTCCCTTTTCTACCTTACGGGGCACAGATTCTCCAGTTAAGGCTGAAGTATCCACGAAAGAAATCCCTTCCACAACCTCACCGTCCAGGGGTACTTTTTCACCTGGCTTTACTACAATAAGTTGGCCCACTTCTACTTCCTCCGGCCGTACCTTCTTTATTTCCCCATCTAACTTCAGGTTGGCATAA harbors:
- a CDS encoding queuosine precursor transporter produces the protein MNFLRYKLFPFVMVAFVVVLLLSNTVAVKVAKFGPFYFDGAVVLFPLSYIFGDILTEVYGYKRSRVVVWTGFIACLFMSFVYWLVGILPAAPHWSGQEAYQRILGQTPRIVVASLLAFFCGEFTNSYILAKLKILTRGRWLWTRTIGSTVVGQLVDTSLFITIAFMGILPGAVLIRMIMNNYIFKTTYEALATPLTYAITAWLKKVEEEDYYDYDTNFNPFVVSREDLV
- the queF gene encoding preQ(1) synthase, with product MMEFEALGKPVREPRKKLEVFPKPPHVEIVTLETDEVTSLCPVTGQPDFETVIVEYAPDKYCIESKSFKLYLWSFREEGIFCESLADTIAKDIYEACQPHWCKVTVIQKPRGGIKITASALYGERK
- a CDS encoding ASKHA domain-containing protein produces the protein MVERYEFKGRALTEKFQLELRPPGSGDNIADTDRLRQALERRSSCPVGIPLDLLKEIPTRLRQQEWKVTVTVGYYWPPGWGLKGLTARLVEVEPGFDYSGPFGVAVDLGSTTVAGYLWDLGVGRLVAAYSTFNAQVKVGEDILTRIHHAATSQGLRELQEDAVASINRVIALLARRANIRPHAITAGVISGNTTMVHLLLGLPPTNICRSPYVPVVNAPGFIPAEQIGLYIHPQALVYFLPGVGSYVGGDILAGILASGMHRQEDIGLLADIGTNGEMVLGNREWLVAAAGAAGPALEGGVISCGMRAEPGAVYKVYIDSQTGKITYQTIENEPARGICGSGVVDAIAQGLLAGIITQRGELRAPLASLVVVPAEESATGKPIELTTTDIQRFLRTKAAANAIMFTLLESVGCTLKDVKYFYAAGAFGEHLDVESAVVVGLYPDLPRENIISLGNSSLMGASLILTDLRKGQEVEEIARRVTYVEMNNSPRFMSHFTAGLFFPHTDLHLFPSVQDRLKSHT
- a CDS encoding DsrE family protein, translated to MNLKVLFHINEARRWQMVFTNITNFINDVGPGNAAIEVVANGEAVTIFADNSDHGLLLEEMQKLAKRGVEFMVCRNALRSQAIDEGNLPSFIKVVPAGITEIARKQVEGYAYIKP
- a CDS encoding TatD family hydrolase; translated protein: MEGLVDSHTHVSVLPFDALENMALAGVRKIIGCSIFFGARHAETLFDHFEQMLTLCQQSAIQNGLKLFVAVGLHPLGTPEDWPRVVEALPTYLKRAGVIGLGEIGLHEGDKREQEVLREQLKIAKEYGVPVIIHTPPRQRELITGKALEIAAAIGIPPHKVVIDHANLDIINLIEEFGAIPGLTIRQDGLTPPILLEHLEHFWRGMLNSDYSNLKACDPLSVPRAVRYLENKGAPHEIVERIARYNAEELFGLS
- a CDS encoding FAD-dependent oxidoreductase, producing MRQLTALTSPINIGNLELKNRMVMPPMVTNYAYSDGSVTDRLVAYHVERAKGGVGLIIVEASYVHPSGKGFKNQVGIYSDRLIPGLRRLVEAVHAYGAKIAIQLYHGGRQSKSKVTGQPLLAPSPIPCATIGEIPKELTREEIASLIQAFAQAARRAKAAGFDAVEIHGAHGYLINEFLSPYANKRTDEYGGPLENRMRFPLEVVRAVRQAVGPEYPIIYRLSADEKVPGGLTLEETRTFAKKLEQEGVNALHVSAGIYETAAWIIQPMYFPRGCLVDLAQGIKSAVSIPVIAVGRINDPEVAESILAAGKADLISFGRQLLADPETPKKIMEGRLDEIRHCIACCQACIDELFLDHAIGCTVNARTGFEREFPLDKVKRSRKVLVVGGGPAGMEVARVAALRGHQVTLWEKESELGGQLPLAYAPPQKGEIATFRDYLVGQMERLKINVQLNKEATLEAIRQEKPDVVVLATGARPAIPDIPGGEGEKVVTSWDVLRGKAQVGKKVVVIGGGLVGCETAEYLAEKGHKVTILEMLPKVAGDSGPLVAPLLLKRLEKQEVQIITEAELTAIHGDRVTYKRNGQEESLTGFDTVVLAVGSRANDTLAHEMEGSGIDYYVIGDAVSPRRITQAVFEAMRVGHEL